The Methanofastidiosum sp. genomic sequence CTAGACCTGCAACATCGATTATCTTCAATGGGACAAGTCTCGTTCCATCGATGCATTTTGAATTTTGGGGTGAGCATGTAAGATTTAGCTCCTTGCAGGGGCATTTATACGTAACGTAAGTTGCCCCTATGTTTGAATCAATTGTCGTGAAAGGATAATTTGCAATTTCTGCCCCTCCAAGAGTCACTGCATTAAAAAAAGTTGATTTACCTACATTTGGTTTTCCGATAACTCCTACATCCATTATATTTCCTCCTTTAGATAAAGACGAGGGAAATTCATAGTGGATACTGCACTTGCCCCGTAATAGTCTCTAATATACAATACAGACTTCAGGTGAAGGTCCTTTTTGACATCGCAGCATGCATTTGTCAGCATGATACACTTGTAATCTCTGTAGTATGCATCTGCTGCTGTATGCCTTACAGAAAGAGACGTCTGAAGTCCCGAGAAGACAAGATTTCTAATACCCCTCTTTTCCAGAATTTCTTCAAGTTCCGTTCCGTAAAATCCACTATATTTCCTTTTTTTTATGATGAAGTCCCCTTCTTTTGCGGCGAGATCTTCTATTATTTCCTCTTCACAATCATTTTCTTTAAGGTCATTCAGGTATATCACGGGAAATCCTTTTTCTCTAAAAAGGGTTGATACATTTTTGATTGGCCCTATTATCTCTTTAGGATTCTCACATTTATGTTCCCCAAAGACATACTCATTAATCATGTTTATGATGAGAAGAGCATATTTTTCCATGTTAGTTAATCTAGGAGGGGCATATATAAAATTTGGCCTTATAAAAAAATAAGATAAAAAATAAATTAATTTATTTTACAACTTCTTTGTCAGAAACTTCTAGTGCTTTGTCAACGACATCAAGAGCTTCGTTTATCTGCTGTTCATTTATTGAAAGTGGTGGTGCAAACAATAGTGTTGAAACCATCTGTAAGAAGAATACCCCATTCTTCATGCATTCTCCTGCAACTTTTGCAGGTATTGGTGCATGCCCTCTCATGAACTTTTCTTCTCTTGTTCCTGCCTGCTCTTTTGTCTGTGTATTC encodes the following:
- a CDS encoding cysteine hydrolase, whose protein sequence is MEKYALLIINMINEYVFGEHKCENPKEIIGPIKNVSTLFREKGFPVIYLNDLKENDCEEEIIEDLAAKEGDFIIKKRKYSGFYGTELEEILEKRGIRNLVFSGLQTSLSVRHTAADAYYRDYKCIMLTNACCDVKKDLHLKSVLYIRDYYGASAVSTMNFPRLYLKEEI